One Leucobacter muris DNA segment encodes these proteins:
- a CDS encoding aminotransferase class I/II-fold pyridoxal phosphate-dependent enzyme, with protein MLHQETTPPGLPAHDALIETATAEANAPFATQASATPPVATGRVAPPRYAEDQHRMPYAEAIARFGDSAPLSLMVPGHGNDPEAGGEHIARLFGGRVAQLDVPLLLEGIDAGEDSPLVQSQRLAADAWGAKRSWFLTNGASQANRTAAIAVRGLGERILIQRAMHSSLTDGVLLSGLVPSFVAPSVDSRHGIAHGLTPEALDAALTREARAGRAVSSVYVVSPSYFGSVADVAGLAEVSHRHGAAIIVDNAWGAHFGFHPELPESPARLGADLVVSSTHKLAGSLTQSAMLHLGHGPFADRLEPLVARAFSMTSSTSMSGVLMGSLDAARHAIATGEGRIGRAVRAAGEIRGRLALDPRFSDIGDGFSAFPDIAETDPLRIPIDVSRLRRSGHWVRAALKERHGVYLEMSTATSAVAVIGAIREVDVDRFMAALDEVAREAERLGVEAVHEFPELPEPGELRMLPRDAYFSASEVVPAEQAVGRISADTLAAYPPGIPNMLPGEEVTADTVEFLRAVAASPTGYVRGAVDAEVSGIRVVV; from the coding sequence ATGCTGCACCAGGAGACGACGCCCCCCGGTCTTCCCGCGCACGACGCGCTGATCGAGACGGCCACCGCGGAGGCGAACGCGCCCTTCGCGACCCAGGCTTCCGCGACGCCGCCCGTCGCGACGGGCCGCGTCGCGCCGCCGCGCTACGCCGAGGATCAGCACCGCATGCCGTACGCCGAGGCGATCGCGCGCTTCGGCGACTCGGCGCCGCTCTCGCTCATGGTGCCGGGGCACGGCAACGATCCCGAGGCGGGCGGCGAGCACATCGCCCGCCTCTTCGGCGGCCGCGTGGCGCAGCTCGACGTGCCGCTGCTGCTCGAGGGCATCGACGCGGGCGAGGACAGCCCGCTCGTGCAGTCGCAGCGCCTCGCCGCCGACGCGTGGGGGGCGAAGCGCAGCTGGTTCCTCACCAACGGCGCCTCACAGGCCAACCGCACCGCGGCGATCGCCGTGCGCGGGCTCGGCGAGCGCATCCTGATCCAGCGCGCGATGCACTCGAGCCTCACCGACGGCGTGCTGCTCTCGGGGCTCGTGCCCTCGTTCGTGGCGCCGTCGGTCGACTCGCGGCACGGCATCGCCCACGGTCTCACGCCCGAGGCGCTCGACGCGGCGCTGACGCGCGAGGCGCGTGCAGGGCGCGCGGTGTCGAGCGTCTACGTCGTCTCGCCGAGCTACTTCGGATCCGTGGCCGACGTGGCGGGCCTCGCCGAGGTGTCGCACCGGCACGGAGCGGCGATCATCGTCGACAACGCGTGGGGTGCGCACTTCGGCTTCCACCCCGAGCTGCCCGAGTCGCCCGCGCGTCTCGGCGCCGACCTCGTGGTGTCGAGCACGCACAAGCTGGCTGGTTCGCTCACGCAGTCGGCGATGCTGCACCTCGGCCACGGCCCCTTCGCCGACCGCCTCGAACCGCTCGTCGCGCGCGCGTTCAGCATGACCTCGTCGACGTCGATGAGCGGGGTGCTCATGGGTTCGCTCGATGCGGCTCGACACGCGATCGCCACGGGGGAGGGGCGCATCGGGCGGGCGGTGCGGGCCGCCGGCGAGATCCGGGGTCGCCTGGCGCTCGATCCACGGTTCTCCGACATCGGCGACGGTTTCTCCGCGTTCCCCGACATCGCCGAGACCGACCCCCTGCGCATTCCGATTGACGTCTCGCGTCTGAGGCGCAGCGGGCACTGGGTGCGCGCCGCGTTGAAGGAGCGCCACGGCGTCTACCTCGAGATGTCGACGGCCACGAGCGCGGTCGCCGTGATCGGCGCGATCCGCGAGGTCGACGTCGACCGCTTCATGGCCGCGCTCGACGAGGTCGCTCGCGAGGCCGAGCGGCTGGGGGTCGAGGCGGTGCACGAGTTCCCCGAACTGCCCGAGCCGGGTGAGCTGCGCATGCTGCCGCGCGACGCGTACTTCTCGGCGAGCGAGGTCGTGCCCGCCGAGCAGGCCGTCGGGCGCATCTCGGCCGACACGCTCGCCGCATACCCTCCGGGCATTCCGAACATGCTGCCCGGCGAGGAGGTCACCGCCGACACCGTCGAGTTCCTGCGAGCCGTCGCGGCGTCGCCCACTGGCTACGTGCGCGGCGCGGTCGACGCCGAGGTGTCGGGCATCCGCGTGGTCGTCTGA
- a CDS encoding ABC transporter ATP-binding protein, which yields MIQLHDVTLTFPDGEGRITALDRVSLDAPAGRVTGITGPSGSGKSSLLAVAATLIRPDSGRVMIGDLDAAALTCREAAALRRERIGIVFQQSNLLPSLTAREQLLAMAELGGGRSERAARRALVRGGADELLAAVGLEAQRDKRPHQLSGGQRQRVAIARALVHAPEVLLVDEPTSALDRERGAEIMDLIARLTHERGTATLLVTHDLVHEGSLDELVSVIDGRVREAVVGGIG from the coding sequence ATGATCCAGCTGCACGACGTCACCCTGACCTTCCCCGACGGCGAGGGACGCATCACCGCCCTCGACCGGGTGTCGCTCGACGCCCCCGCCGGGCGCGTCACCGGCATCACCGGGCCCTCCGGCTCGGGCAAGTCGAGTCTGCTCGCGGTCGCCGCGACGCTGATCCGGCCGGATTCGGGCCGCGTGATGATCGGCGACCTCGACGCCGCCGCGCTCACGTGCCGCGAGGCGGCGGCACTGCGCCGCGAGCGCATCGGCATCGTCTTCCAGCAGTCCAACCTGCTGCCCTCGCTCACCGCGCGCGAGCAGCTGCTCGCGATGGCGGAGCTCGGGGGCGGCCGCTCCGAGCGGGCCGCGCGGCGCGCGCTCGTGCGCGGCGGCGCCGACGAGCTCCTCGCCGCGGTCGGCCTCGAGGCGCAGCGCGACAAGCGCCCGCATCAGCTCTCGGGCGGGCAACGGCAGCGCGTCGCGATCGCCCGCGCCCTCGTGCACGCCCCCGAGGTGCTGCTCGTGGACGAACCGACGAGCGCGCTCGACCGCGAGCGGGGCGCCGAGATCATGGACCTCATCGCGCGCCTCACGCACGAACGCGGCACCGCCACGCTGCTCGTCACCCACGACCTCGTGCACGAGGGCAGCCTCGACGAACTGGTCTCGGTGATCGACGGCCGCGTGCGCGAGGCCGTCGTCGGCGGGATAGGATAG
- a CDS encoding ABC transporter permease, giving the protein MFVAWRDLRFARGRFVLIGAVVALITLLVGFLSGLTGGLASQNVSGVLALPGDRLVLQDASGEGASFATSALDEAAISGWREAPGVDAVTPVGIVQSRAEVAGSGSPSGVALFGLAGADGIAGSAPDATAVVELAPASYDEVGLSSGAARELDATVGDSITITGAEYRVARIGGDAWYSHTPVVVMTPAAWAAADERVGGNGEPTLLAVSGSPDWEGLAQRTGTSAETPLASLTALETFRSEIGSLGLMIALLFGISALVVGAFFTVWTMQRSADVAVLKALGATTGSLVRDALGQALVVLVAGIGVGLAVVVGLGALVGTALPFLLSPLTTIAPAAVMAALGLAGAAFALRSVTSSDPLTALGSHR; this is encoded by the coding sequence GTGTTCGTCGCCTGGAGAGACCTGCGCTTCGCCCGCGGGAGATTCGTGCTCATCGGGGCCGTCGTGGCTCTCATCACCCTGCTCGTGGGTTTCCTCTCGGGCCTGACGGGAGGCCTCGCCTCCCAGAACGTCTCGGGAGTGCTCGCACTGCCCGGCGACCGCCTCGTGCTGCAGGACGCCTCGGGCGAGGGGGCGAGCTTCGCCACCTCCGCCCTGGACGAGGCCGCGATCTCGGGCTGGCGCGAGGCCCCCGGCGTCGATGCGGTGACGCCCGTGGGCATCGTGCAGTCCCGGGCGGAGGTCGCGGGATCCGGGTCGCCCTCGGGTGTCGCGCTGTTCGGTCTCGCGGGCGCGGACGGGATCGCGGGATCGGCGCCCGATGCGACGGCGGTCGTCGAACTCGCGCCGGCGAGCTACGATGAGGTGGGGCTCTCATCCGGCGCGGCCCGCGAGCTCGACGCGACGGTGGGCGACTCGATCACCATCACGGGTGCCGAGTACCGCGTCGCACGGATCGGCGGCGACGCCTGGTACAGCCACACCCCCGTCGTGGTCATGACACCGGCCGCCTGGGCCGCCGCCGACGAGCGCGTGGGAGGCAACGGTGAGCCGACGCTGCTCGCCGTCTCCGGCTCGCCCGACTGGGAGGGGCTCGCGCAGCGCACGGGCACCAGCGCCGAGACGCCGCTCGCGAGCCTCACCGCGCTCGAGACGTTCCGATCCGAGATCGGCTCGCTCGGGCTGATGATCGCGCTGCTGTTCGGCATCTCGGCACTCGTGGTCGGCGCCTTCTTCACCGTCTGGACCATGCAGCGCTCGGCCGACGTCGCCGTTCTGAAGGCGCTCGGCGCGACCACGGGCTCGCTCGTGCGCGACGCGCTCGGGCAGGCGCTCGTCGTGCTCGTCGCCGGCATCGGCGTCGGACTCGCCGTCGTGGTCGGGCTCGGCGCGCTCGTCGGCACCGCACTCCCGTTCCTGCTGAGCCCGCTGACCACGATCGCCCCCGCGGCCGTCATGGCGGCGCTCGGCCTCGCCGGAGCCGCGTTCGCGCTCCGATCCGTCACGTCCTCCGACCCCCTCACCGCCCTCGGGAGCCACCGATGA